From one Bos indicus x Bos taurus breed Angus x Brahman F1 hybrid chromosome 7, Bos_hybrid_MaternalHap_v2.0, whole genome shotgun sequence genomic stretch:
- the INSL3 gene encoding insulin-like 3, which produces MDRRPLTWALVLLGPALAIALGPAAAQEAPEKLCGHHFVRALVRLCGGPRWSSEEDGRPVAGGDRELLRWLEGQHLLHGLMASGDPVLVLAPQPLPQASRHHHHRRATAINPARHCCLSGCTRQDLLTLCPH; this is translated from the exons ATGGACCGTCGTCCGCTCACCTGGGCTCTGGTGCTGCTGGGCCCGGCCCTTGCAATCGCCCTCGGTCCTGCAGCCGCGCAGGAGGCGCCTGAGAAACTGTGTGGCCACCACTTCGTGCGCGCGCTCGTGCGGCTGTGCGGCGGACCGCGCTGGTCTTCCGAGGAGGACGGGCGACCTGTGGCTGGCGGCGACC GTGAGCTCCTACGGTGGCTGGAAGGACAACATCTCCTCCATGGGCTGATGGCCAGTGGGGACCCCGTGCTGGTACTGGCcccacagcccctgccccagGCTTCTCGCCATCACCACCACCGCCGAGCAACTGCCATCAACCCTGCCCGCCACTGCTGCCTCAGCGGCTGCACCCGGCAAGACCTGCTGACCCTCTGTCCCCACTGA